GGATAAACGTGTGCAGGATGCTTGCAATCAAGTCTGAATTACCAGTTAACTCAGATATGTATTTCCTTGCATTGAAACGAATGGCAGAGAAGGGTATGAAAAGTCCGCATGGAGATGGTTTCGGATTCTTGTACTCGACAGAAAGTGAATATGGCGTGTTCAAAAGTCTTGACCAAATCTGGAACTACGCTCATCCATTCATGGAAATGAAGCTGGGGATTTTCCATGCAAGAAAGGCTTCCTCAGGATACACTGCAAATTTGCACCACGTTCATCCTTTCATAACGGAAGTTCAGGGGAAGACCTGGGTCTTTGCGCATAACGGGACGATCTATGATGTAAACATCGATGGAGTTATAGACTCGCAGTACTACTTTTCGAAGATCCAAGAGAAGCTGCTCAAATGGCCTCCGGAAGATGCACTTCTTGCGACCGCGAAAGAAATAGAAAAGGAGAAAAAATTTACTTCTTTGACCTGCATTCTGAGCGATCTGGAAGATATCTGGGCTATGAAATACTATTCAGATCCAGGAGACAACTATCACAACCTTTACTATATGGAACACAACGGGGTGAAAGTCCTTGCGAGTGAACCTATTACACAGTATATTGATGTTGAAGGCATTGTAGACTTCAGAGAACTCGGGAATTGTGAAATTATAAAACTTTGACGAGTCACGAAAGGAA
This genomic interval from Kosmotoga pacifica contains the following:
- a CDS encoding class II glutamine amidotransferase: MLAIKSELPVNSDMYFLALKRMAEKGMKSPHGDGFGFLYSTESEYGVFKSLDQIWNYAHPFMEMKLGIFHARKASSGYTANLHHVHPFITEVQGKTWVFAHNGTIYDVNIDGVIDSQYYFSKIQEKLLKWPPEDALLATAKEIEKEKKFTSLTCILSDLEDIWAMKYYSDPGDNYHNLYYMEHNGVKVLASEPITQYIDVEGIVDFRELGNCEIIKL